The Bacillus sp. FJAT-27916 genomic interval GCTTGTACTTTATCAAGCGCTGCTTGTGCTTCGTCTACGGCAGCTTGCTTCACTGGGTCTTTCTCTGCACTTGCTGACGGAACTGCCGCATAGCTTCCGAAACCGAGCAGTAAAGCCGTGTTCAGTGCGATAAAACTCTTCTTCAACATGTTTTTTCCCCCTGATAATATTTATCTATTTATCTAGCCTATCTTTTTAGCTACTTTTTACGTCCTATACGTTCTAACAAATTGAAGTATAGCATGTAAACATAACAATTAAGTTATCGTTATGTTACAAATATATTTCAAAATGTCGTTATGTATCACAATTTGGGGTTTTATCAGGATTAACAGCCTATATTTCTTCCATATACATCCATTTATGTCAATGAGGGATTCATATTGACGTAGAACCATAACTAGACAAGCAACCGACCATATTCTTCACCATAATTATACTTATATAATAAAATACTTATTTAAAAGGCAGCCATTCTGTCCCCCGGCTGCCTCCTGACTAGTCGATGATTCCCATTCTAATAGACTTGACGGCTACCTCTGTACGGTTTTTAGCATTTAGGCGCTTCATGATGGTTGATATATAATCTCTGACCGTATACTCACTTAAATAGAGCTTGACGGCTGCCTCGGTGGTAGAAGCACCTTCAGCCAGCAATTTAATGACCTCAATTTCCCTTGGAGAGAAGCTGAGCTCCTCCCCTGCTTCCAAATCTCCTTTCACATAATCAGGCTTCATATATCTTAGCATCAATTCCCCTGCACTTTGTCCGAACTTCATTAAGGCGGGAAACAGCGTACGGTCGACCGGGAAGTGTTTGCCTGGTCCTTGGTCCAAGAGGACGCCACCAATCATTTGTCCTTCTTCCGGCACATAGATTGGAACAATCAGCAAGGAGGCTAAATTAAAATGCTTTACGACCTTTTCCGGGAATCCAAACGCTGCATCCTCGATATAAATGGGCTGAAAGTTCCTCATCGTATGACCAACCGGCTTCAGCAAATTCAACTTAAGCTGAATGGCTGGAATATCAATCATTTGCTCTCGAATGGCCTTCACCTCTTCCTTATCAAGATGATGTGCATACAATCCGACAGCAATTTGTTCCATATTTGAAAAACGGAATAAGGCTGATCTCTCAAATGGGAGAAATTCACCGAATCCAAAACAGATATTCTCACATGACTGCTCTAGTGTTTGCGATTTGATAATCCATTCATTAAAGAGGATGACCGCATCCTTCCATTGGGTAGAATAGGACTTCTCATGCTGATCAATCAAACTGAACAGCATGGACATGCTTTCATGCAGGAACCCATTCTCACAGCCAATCAATAAAAGCTCATTTTCATATGTAATTGGCAGGGTAGAATGGTCAATTCCAAACGCATTCAGCACATCATACCATGTCGGAAAGCAGTTCTCCTTGAGCGTTTCTTTCTTTCCATGAATCTTTTTGATAGAAAAACAATCTGGCTGCTCCTCTACCCGCACAATCCACTCAATTTTCAAGTTGGCATTCTGAATTAGACTTTCACACAATTTGTCTAAATTCATTTCATCCTCCGTATCCAGGTTCACCAATACCTCACTAAGCTTCGTAAATAAATAATGAATAGACGGATGAAGCTTGGACGAAAATTCAATATGCTCTTTTAGGACAGTGTGCGTTGCATTCTCCAAGAGATTTAAGATATGGATGATTTTCTCCGCCGCTGGCTGATAGGCAAAATACTCAAGTGCATCCTCTCTCATCCTGCTCAAAATAGAGGTTGCCTCCACTCCATACCGATTCGCCATCATATAAGCACCGAGCCGATCAATGATGAACGCACAAGTTTCAATATACCGATCATTGACCTCGCCCAAATCATCCTTTACCCCATTCCACTCGGCTAGCAGCTCGTCCTCATACTCCGCCATCAGCTTAATGGCCTTTGATAACAATGTGTTCATATGATTCGTTAAAGACTTAGACATCCATCATTCACCTCATTTTCATCTAAAAACAGCTATTTGTGTATGATTCGCTAACCATTTGGTAAATTCCTCTTCCACAAAATATCATTCGTCTCGTTTCGACAAAAATCATTTACTCCTTCCCATCCAAAGCGAAAAAAGCTACAAATGTAGGTATTCACGAAGGGTAGATTAACACATAAAATTGTGGAAGAAGGTGGAAACGCTTACGAAACAAGCATCCGTACAGGCATATTCCCACTTCCGAATACCGTTATCAAGAATGAATGAGGAGGAATGTTGATGAACACTGATGCTGAGGTAGTTCAATTGGGCGGCCATACGGCCAGAAAAACTTTTTGGGTAGCACTTCTTAGCGGATTCTTATTCTTTGGGGGACTCTTAACCTACTTCGGCATGAGTGGCACCATCTTTGCCGCTGCCATTGGCGGCATGGGAGAATTCAACGTCAAGTTTGATCGTATGGAAGGGACAGATTTTAAGCTATTGGGCGGATTAGCTGATACAGCCGAAAAGAAAAATGGCGCAGTCGTTGCGACAAACAGAATCAAGGACGTAAAAATCCAAGGTTTGGTCATCACAAAGGAGATTCCCGCTCTTGGTGTGCGTGTTGTTGTTAAATCTGATCCTAAACAAACCGTCGAAATCAAAGGCCTCATTCAAAAGGCAACCCAAATCGACGGCGATGCCAAATTTGAGAAGCTGACCATGCAAGAAAACTATGTAGGAGACATTAAGGACCCGCAAGAGAAGATTGCGGAAGAATTCACCCAAGTTGCTCCAAAAATCGTCTTAACAGATGCAACACTGAAAACGCTTTATCTTTATCAGGATTCTTTAACCTTGCCTGGCATGAAAGTTTATTTCGAGAAATTGTAATCTATCAAATATGGAATTGGGATGATGAACATGGCTAAATCACTTTCAAATAACACAAAGAGACAACGATTCCGTAATTGGAGAAAAAGCCGGCCGTTTTGGGGAGCAGCACTTGCTCTCCTTTCCGGCTTAATTATTCTATATGTTCCATTGCAGCTCATTGAGATTGCCGCATTGCCGGGAACGACCCTTTTTATTGGTTTCTTCCTTGGAGGCATGGTCCTGCTCGGCGGAATAATGACTTATATTATGCCGCAATTCTCTGTCTTTTTCGGACCTTTCGTCATGGTCAGTGCCATCCTTTCGATCATGGGAGCGATGGGCGGTCTTGTAATCGGTACTCTGCTCGGCATTATCGGCGGCTCCATGATTATGGCTTGGCGGCCATATCCAAAGGCTTCAGCAAAAAGGAAAAGGAAGGATCAAACGAACAAAGAGGAAAAGAAAATCGCAGCTGGCCAGAATACCGTGATTCATAAATAATACGTTAGGTACTTAGGAATGGTGATGATATTGAATCGTATGAAAAAATCAGTACTAGCAGTCATCATAAGCATCTTCACACTCTATCTCTTCACCGCTTCTTCACCACCGATCTTAGCCAGTTCCTCTGGTACAGACGGATTTATCATAGAAGCTGAAGAAATTACCGGTACATTGGGTGTTCCATTGATTGTCATCGGAGAAACGGCAACCCGCAAGGCAGTGCCGATGATTGACCTAGCAATGGATAATCTCGAGATTAAAGACCTTGTCATCAAGAAGGTCACCCAAACACCCAATGGCCCGGTCACGACAGTCATAAAGTCAGGCGGAGTCACTAAATTAAAGAAAATGAGAGTCCGCATCACCAATATTGAATTAGGAGGCATCTTCATCCCTAAGCTTGGTTATCTCGGAATGAAGGATGTGAAGCTATTAGCCTATAAGCAAACAGCAGATTATGCTGACCTGCCAAGCTTCTCCCTAAATTATGAGACCGGAAATGCAAATCAAATGAAGGATGAAGGGGAAGAAGGCTTAAAGGAAATCATTAAAAGCCTCCAAAACGGCGGCAAGAAAGAGGAAGATGAACAAGAAGAAGCAGATGAGGAGAAAGATTCAACAACTGATGAGGAAAAACAGCCTGATGAGCAGATAAATACGGATAAGGAAGAGCCCGAAGAACCTGCGAAACCAGATGCTGACCCTAAGACAGACCCAGCTGTTGAAGAAGAAACGGCAGACGATCCTGAAACAGAAGCACCAGCTGAGCCAGGGAAAGAGGAAGATGAGGTGAAGCCTGAAGACCCGCCAAATGAAGAGCCTCCACCTAATCAAGGAGAGAAGGACAATGGCGATCAAGCTCCAGGTGATCCAAATACACAGATAACGAAGTAAAGCTGCCAAACCGGCAGCTTTTCATTATATCTTTATTGTTCGGGAAAACGATAGATTTCAAGTGGAGTATCACTTTTCACATATAAAGGATGTCTTGGATGGCCATCCTTTGTTACGCCAAGACAATAGGGTGTATAGCCTTTGAACCACTCTGCCAGTTCACCATAATCCTTATGATGGATCGTACAATTCTCTCCCCACCCTACCAGTATTTTCGCCCCGCTGTGCAAGGCATTCTCAAGATAGAATTGGTTCTCTGGACCAGTCGCTTCTTCCATGGATAATTCCTTCAGCTCCCTCCAGTTTGTGGAACGATAAGCATACACATTTACGAGCTCCATGGAGCCGCAATCCATTTTCTTTGCAAAGGAGATGCAACGCTGCGTTGTCCGGTCATCAAGGGCTTCATCTGCCGTGCTAGGATTTAAAAGGACAAAAACGGCTTTATTTAAATTATAGTCATCCCATTCCCTTTTAAGAGAATACCGATAATTCCCTTTAATGATAGCACTATATTTCAAACCATCTCCTCCTCCCGTCTCTTCTTACTATATATAATCTGCCTCCCTCACTTTTATGATGGGGACACCATTTATATTTTGGCAAAGAAAAGACAAAACACCTGACCCTTAAGTAAGAGGGCCAGTAACGGTTACAAAACGAAGGCAAACAGCACAGGGAGTGAAATCAAGCTTAGAACGGTTGTCACAAATGTACACACGGAAACAAACTCCGGTTCGGTGTTAAATTGAATGGCATACATCGTCGTATTAGCAGCAGACGGCATTCCTGCCATAATAACCATCAATTGTTTGAGCAGCGCATCCACCGGGAGAAAAAAAGCGATTCCCCACGCAATGACAGGAGCAGCAGCTAGCTTAATCATGACGGCGTATAATATTTTTTCTCTCTCCACATTCTTTAAGGAAATCTTCGCAAGCTGCATTCCTAAGACAAGCATAATGGTCGGAATAGCTGCATTCCCAACAAGGTCTATTGTTGTCATGAATGAGGATCCAATCGTGATGCCAGTGACTTGGAAGAGCCAGCCTGCCAATGCTCCATAAACGATTGGCATCCTCATCACTACACCAAGCGTATCCTTAAAGCCTCCGCCAATATCGCTGCCGCGTGCGGCAAAATAGATGCCGACTGTTGCCATTACAATGGTCTGAATCACCATTAGAATAACAGCGTAATCAAAACCAGCCGCTCCAAATAGCAATAAAGCTACCGGGGTACCATAATTTCCATTATTCATAAAAACAGAGCCAAGAATGAGCCCGCATTTCTCCTTAATGGAATACCCTCTAATATAGGAAATAAGATAAATGATTAGAATCAATGCGATGCAAAGGGTCAATGCAAATACCGTGATATACAAATAATCGATGTTTACGATATTCGTATAAAAGGTCTTAAATACAAGGACCGGGGTCATAATATACAAGGACATGGCTGATATGGATTTCGGGTCAAACCCGATTTTTTTCTCTCCTATGTAGCCTAGAATAAAAATCGCAAAGACAGGAATTAATACATTAAAAAAAGCCAACTTTCTTACCCTTCTCTCTTCCATTTCCTGATACAAGTACTACTTTGACTATATCACAACGAAGAGCCGCTAAACCCCCGTCAATAAATTTCTGGTAAACTTTCATATTTTTTCAATGCAATGATAATGATATGATAATAGAAAAAAACGCCATTTTGGGGGAATTGAAATGAATATGGGGCAGCAATTATTTACGCCTTATAAAGGTTTACCGAAGGAGATTTACATCATTTTTGTTGCCAGGGTCATGAACAGTCTTGGTGGATTTGTTAATCCATTGCTTGTATTAATCCTAACTCAGAAAGTCGGCTTGGATACAGGCATTGCTGGTACATATATTACCTTTATCTCCTTCATCGCTGTACCCGGGATGATTCTTGGAGGAAAGCTGGCCGATTCATTTGGCCGGAAATGGATTATCTGCATCTGCCAAGGATTGGGGGCATCCATTTACATCGCTGCTGGATTTATCTCCCCTTCCATGACAATGGTCTATATGATCATGGGAGCATCCTTTTTCTTCATCATGTGTTCACCAGCCTATGATGCCATTCTTGCAGATCTCACAAACCCGGATAATCGGAAAGGGGCCTATTCCCTCCTATATATGGGTTGGAACTTAGGGTTTGCCATCGGTCCCGCCATAGCCGGCCTGCTGTTCAAAGATTATCTATCTCTTATCTTCCTCATTGACGGCATATGTACCCTGCTCGCAACCACACTGATTGTTATCTTCATTAAAGAATCAAAAAGCGCAGCTGTAGAGCCAGAAAGAATATTAGAGCGTACCGTCGAAGGCTCCATCTTCAAGGTCCTGCTTTCACGACCGCTTTTGATTATGTTCGCCCTAATCCTGCTTTGCATCGAGTTTGCCTATACACAGTGGTCCTTCTCTATTCCTCTGCATTTAGGTGAATTATTCGGGGATGTCGGTGCTTCTTATTTCGGCATTCTTGCTTCCTTCAACGGAATCTTAGTGATTGTCTTTACACCGTTTCTGACGAAAATCACCCAGAAAGCCCGTCCAATCCGTGTTATTGCAGGAGGTGCCCTTTGTTATGCCCTTGCCTTTGGCATGCTTGCTTTTACAATGATTCTCCCCTTGTTCTATTTATCTATCTTCATCATGACTGTCGGAGAGATTCTAATCGCCATCAACGCATCCACATTCATGGCTAATATGACACCCGCATCCCATAGAGGAAGGATGAGCAGCATTCTTCCTCTCGTTATCGGAACAGGGAATGCAGTCAGTCCAATGGTTATGGGGAATTATATTTCAGCCAATTCAATTGCCTCGGCATGGATCATGATTGGCACACTCAGCTTGCTGTCAGCGGCTTTGATGTGGTTTTTGCAAAACGTTGCGAATAAATATTTTACCCCTGCTCCAAGTAATAAGATCTCTCATTAAATAGAAAAAAAGGCTGAGGCATAACTAAATTCGCTGTATCCAAAACCATATAATCAATTGTATAAAGCAAAAAAACCGAACTATTACGAATGATGCTTAAACGGCCCTTCATAATAGTTCGGCTTTTAAAATGGCTGAAACCTTTTATCCCAGTCTCATTTACATATAAATTTTACTTATACCCAAATTTTTTTACTTTATTCTACTTAAACCGACATATTTTTCAAAATATTCCCGAATATTATTTATGTTCAGATATAGAAATAGAACAGTAGATAAAAGGGGAGTCTTCTTATCATGAGAATGATTAAGAATTTTGTTTACAATCACAGCTATACGATTATATTCATTATTTTATGTTATCTCGTCGCTCTAGCCAGCATTTTCAGTTAATCGTATTTCAAAAAATTATGTATGCATTACTGCACTTGCTTCTTGCGTATAATCATATGGAGGCATTTCTCGTTGCTTCACAGCATCAATAATTTTGTAATTCCCATGTCGTACAACCGTTCTTGTTGTTTCAAGTTTCAATTCATTTGCATATGCCTGCGAGATTTCAACAATACAGGTTACTTCTCTCAGCGAGATGATTTGGCCAATGACAAATAAGTTGCCTCTCTTGAAATGAATCACATCACCAATCTTGCCAATTTCCTTTTGTGCATACATGGCTCAAAATCTCCTTTTCACTAAATTGTTATTGGTCAAATAAGCAATCACATAGTTACTATCGGAGAGCTTTCATGAATATTTACACTTAAGTTTGATTTTTTCATTTGTACATTTTCCTTATTTTGGTTAAAATCAAAGAAAAGAACTGTTATCGATCCATATTGCCTTAAAGGAAGGTGTAGTTATTGGAACATCAGCAGTTATTCTTTTCCAGTGATATGAGCAGTCATAAACCGAATACGATCCACAACAAATCGACTGAGTGTCCCTTCTGCAAGCCGGATGAATTACAAAATATTCTGGCAAGAGAAGGAGAAATCATTTGGCTCATGAACAAGTATCCCACCCTTAAAGATACGTACCAAACCGTCATCATCGAAACAGATGAATGCACCTCAGATATGAGGAGTTACTCCCGGTCACATATGAGAAGATTAATGAACTTCTGCCTGAATAAATGGCAGGAGGTCGAGGATACAGAGGAGTATGAATCTGTCATCTTATTCAAGAATCATGGACCATATTCAGGAGGAAGCCTTCTTCATCCCCATATGCAAATCATCGGAATGAAGCATGTAGATTACCATCAAAATATCAGCATGACTGACTTCGAAGGAACAAATGTCTTTACCTGCGGTGGTGTAGAGATGACGATTTCCGCATACCCCATCATTGGGTTTACGGAATTTAATCTCCTGACCGCAGCAGACAATGTGGCAGATACGTTTCCTGATATGCTGCAAATACTTATCCGCTATATATTAAATGGCTTTCATAAAGCCTGCAACAGCTATAATCTATTCTTTTACCGCTTCCAAGATAAGATCATTTGCAAGGCCATCCCACGTTTTGTTGTCTCTCCATTATTTGTCGGATACAAGATTCCACAGGTCCTAATGGATAGAGATTTGAATCGTATGAAAGATGAGCTATTTGAACTTTATTCAGCCTATGCTAGGAGCTAGCATGCTTAGCCTGCCAGCTAGGCTTATTTTATTGGTACTTGACCTTTTCCGCATTCCTGAAACAGCCCTCCAAACACTTGATGGCTTATATTGAAAACATGAGAAACTTACCATTATGAGCATAATAAAAAGCGGAATGCATCGCATCCGCCCCAAATGTCTCCATTACACCATATTTTCTTCAAAGGAATCGTCACACGGAATCAAAAAAGGATGTGTGTTACTAACAAACACCGCCTGGTTCCACTCATCCCGAGCGACCTCCATTCAATGTGGCTGCGAGTCGTTCATTCTGCCGTTAGAATAGATCTATCCGGCACTGTCAAACGGTTGAGCTATCATTTATGAGAATGATTTCTACATTGGCCAATCGTATACTTTCCGTTTCTCTCGCAAAAAGGACTTCGCTTATACACTGGGACAATCATGCTCCTATTTCTTCAGCTTTTTACGTTCTTCGTCTTCCATTTAATATATTCTACTAATGCCCTGTATTCTTCCATGTCCTCCTTTTCAATCACAGTCGTCTTCAATTCCTCAATCAAATCAATCAGCTCTTCATTCAGGTTTTCACTTTGATCCATTTGCTGCTCAATCTTCAGCAATGTCTTCAAATCAACATGCAAGACGAGCGCAAGCCTCTTAAGAACTTCAATAGAAGGATTCTGATTGACGCCCCGCTCGATATTGCTCAAGTAAGATTTCGATATCCCCGCATTTACTGCCAGCTGAGTCAAGGTCATCCCTTTTCTCTTCCGTATTTGCTGAATGTTTTTTCCGATCATGGAAATCTCCTTTCCGAAATGGATCCGGCCTTTTTAGGCAATCGACGACTTAACCTATCTATTTAAACGATCTATGTCGTGACAGAGTTAATAACTCGCATTGGCATTA includes:
- a CDS encoding DUF2187 family protein, translating into MYAQKEIGKIGDVIHFKRGNLFVIGQIISLREVTCIVEISQAYANELKLETTRTVVRHGNYKIIDAVKQREMPPYDYTQEASAVMHT
- a CDS encoding DUF6114 domain-containing protein; the encoded protein is MAKSLSNNTKRQRFRNWRKSRPFWGAALALLSGLIILYVPLQLIEIAALPGTTLFIGFFLGGMVLLGGIMTYIMPQFSVFFGPFVMVSAILSIMGAMGGLVIGTLLGIIGGSMIMAWRPYPKASAKRKRKDQTNKEEKKIAAGQNTVIHK
- a CDS encoding DUF6230 family protein, coding for MNTDAEVVQLGGHTARKTFWVALLSGFLFFGGLLTYFGMSGTIFAAAIGGMGEFNVKFDRMEGTDFKLLGGLADTAEKKNGAVVATNRIKDVKIQGLVITKEIPALGVRVVVKSDPKQTVEIKGLIQKATQIDGDAKFEKLTMQENYVGDIKDPQEKIAEEFTQVAPKIVLTDATLKTLYLYQDSLTLPGMKVYFEKL
- a CDS encoding helix-turn-helix domain-containing protein produces the protein MIGKNIQQIRKRKGMTLTQLAVNAGISKSYLSNIERGVNQNPSIEVLKRLALVLHVDLKTLLKIEQQMDQSENLNEELIDLIEELKTTVIEKEDMEEYRALVEYIKWKTKNVKS
- a CDS encoding DUF1643 domain-containing protein produces the protein MKYSAIIKGNYRYSLKREWDDYNLNKAVFVLLNPSTADEALDDRTTQRCISFAKKMDCGSMELVNVYAYRSTNWRELKELSMEEATGPENQFYLENALHSGAKILVGWGENCTIHHKDYGELAEWFKGYTPYCLGVTKDGHPRHPLYVKSDTPLEIYRFPEQ
- a CDS encoding DUF4931 domain-containing protein; translation: MEHQQLFFSSDMSSHKPNTIHNKSTECPFCKPDELQNILAREGEIIWLMNKYPTLKDTYQTVIIETDECTSDMRSYSRSHMRRLMNFCLNKWQEVEDTEEYESVILFKNHGPYSGGSLLHPHMQIIGMKHVDYHQNISMTDFEGTNVFTCGGVEMTISAYPIIGFTEFNLLTAADNVADTFPDMLQILIRYILNGFHKACNSYNLFFYRFQDKIICKAIPRFVVSPLFVGYKIPQVLMDRDLNRMKDELFELYSAYARS
- a CDS encoding LuxR C-terminal-related transcriptional regulator, with translation MSKSLTNHMNTLLSKAIKLMAEYEDELLAEWNGVKDDLGEVNDRYIETCAFIIDRLGAYMMANRYGVEATSILSRMREDALEYFAYQPAAEKIIHILNLLENATHTVLKEHIEFSSKLHPSIHYLFTKLSEVLVNLDTEDEMNLDKLCESLIQNANLKIEWIVRVEEQPDCFSIKKIHGKKETLKENCFPTWYDVLNAFGIDHSTLPITYENELLLIGCENGFLHESMSMLFSLIDQHEKSYSTQWKDAVILFNEWIIKSQTLEQSCENICFGFGEFLPFERSALFRFSNMEQIAVGLYAHHLDKEEVKAIREQMIDIPAIQLKLNLLKPVGHTMRNFQPIYIEDAAFGFPEKVVKHFNLASLLIVPIYVPEEGQMIGGVLLDQGPGKHFPVDRTLFPALMKFGQSAGELMLRYMKPDYVKGDLEAGEELSFSPREIEVIKLLAEGASTTEAAVKLYLSEYTVRDYISTIMKRLNAKNRTEVAVKSIRMGIID
- a CDS encoding MFS transporter — its product is MNMGQQLFTPYKGLPKEIYIIFVARVMNSLGGFVNPLLVLILTQKVGLDTGIAGTYITFISFIAVPGMILGGKLADSFGRKWIICICQGLGASIYIAAGFISPSMTMVYMIMGASFFFIMCSPAYDAILADLTNPDNRKGAYSLLYMGWNLGFAIGPAIAGLLFKDYLSLIFLIDGICTLLATTLIVIFIKESKSAAVEPERILERTVEGSIFKVLLSRPLLIMFALILLCIEFAYTQWSFSIPLHLGELFGDVGASYFGILASFNGILVIVFTPFLTKITQKARPIRVIAGGALCYALAFGMLAFTMILPLFYLSIFIMTVGEILIAINASTFMANMTPASHRGRMSSILPLVIGTGNAVSPMVMGNYISANSIASAWIMIGTLSLLSAALMWFLQNVANKYFTPAPSNKISH
- a CDS encoding AEC family transporter codes for the protein MAFFNVLIPVFAIFILGYIGEKKIGFDPKSISAMSLYIMTPVLVFKTFYTNIVNIDYLYITVFALTLCIALILIIYLISYIRGYSIKEKCGLILGSVFMNNGNYGTPVALLLFGAAGFDYAVILMVIQTIVMATVGIYFAARGSDIGGGFKDTLGVVMRMPIVYGALAGWLFQVTGITIGSSFMTTIDLVGNAAIPTIMLVLGMQLAKISLKNVEREKILYAVMIKLAAAPVIAWGIAFFLPVDALLKQLMVIMAGMPSAANTTMYAIQFNTEPEFVSVCTFVTTVLSLISLPVLFAFVL